The following DNA comes from Gemmatimonadaceae bacterium.
CGCGCCCTCAAGGCCCTGCCGACCGGCAACGACAGCGTGACCGCGTTCTACCACGTCAGCGAGGCCCTGCTCGAGCGCGCCGACATGACCAACACCACCGAGCCCCGGCAGCGCGCGTGTGCGATATTGGGCAGCTTGCGCAACGCGCGCGGCACGACCTACGCCGAAAGTATTACCTTCATGTTCAATCAATACTGCAAGTGACCCTGCTCCGAGACCCGCACCGCGCCTCGTGACGATTCCCGTCCCTTCCCAGCCAGACGCCGCCCGCGGCGACGTCGTTGTCCACGTGTTCGGCCGCACCGACGTCGGCCGCACGCGCGAGCACAACGAGGACGCCTTCATCGTGGTCGACCTGTCGGCCGACAACGCGTCGCTGCAGGCGGAGGTGCGCACGCACGTCGTGGGGCCTCGCGGCACGCTGTTCATGGTGGCCGATGGGTTAGGTGGTGCGGCGGCCGGTGAGATCGCGAGCGAGATGGCGATCACCACGGTGTACGAGGAGATCCGCGCGCGCTGGGTGAATGGCCCGCGCACCGACGCCGAGGCGTTCGCGACGGCCATCAAGGCGTCGGCGGAGACGGCGAACAACCGCATCTTCGCCTACGCGCTCGAGCACCCGGAGAATCGCGGGTTGGGCACGACGGCGACGGTGGCCGGCCTGTTGGGCGACACGCTGTTTCTGGCGCAGGTGGGCGACAGCCGGGCGTATCTCATTCGCGACGGCGTGGCGCGGCAGATCACGAAGGACCAGTCGCTGATGCAGCGGCTGATCGAAGCGGGCGAGTTGACGCCCGACGAAGCCGAGCGCAGCGAGCGGCGGAACATCATTCTGCAGGCGTTAGGCCCGGAGCCGACGGTCAAGATCGACCTGACGTACCAGAAGCTGCGGCGCGGCGACACGCTCATCCTGTGCACCGATGGTCTCTCCGGCCTCGTGAAGAAGGACGAGATCGCGGAAGTGGTGGCGAGCCAGACGGATCTCGTGGAGGTGTGCCGCGACCTCATCGACCGCGCGAACGAGAACGGCGGGCCGGACAACATCACCGTGATCGCGGCGCGCTTCGAGGGCAGCGGGCTGACGGACGCCGAGCCCGACGACAACGTTGGGCACTCGGTGTTCCTGCTGCCGGGCCAGGAGATTACCGGGCCGACGCCGCGTCCGCGCTACGAGGCGGCAGCGCCCGCGGCGCCCTCGGCGACGCCGGCATCGAGCGTGCGCCTGGATGGCGAGACGCGCGAGCGGCCCGCGTCGCGCGTGTGGCTGTTCACGGTCGTCGCGCTGATCGTGTTGGGCGCGGTGGTGCTGGCGGCGCGCGGTATGTTAGGCAAATCCCACGGAAATGGGAGCGGCGGCGCCGCGCCGCGCGACACGGCGTCCGGCGAGATGAAAGCGGCGCCGTGAGCGTCGAGTTTCGCGTCCTGACCGGCTCGCGCGCCGGACAGCGCGAGCGGTTCACGCAATCCGTGGTCGCCATCGGGCGGCACCCGCTCTGCGATTTCCGATTCGATCCCAATCACGACCTCGACGTCTCCACGCGGCACGCCGAGCTCCGCGCCGTGGGCGACGGCTACGTGCTCGTCGACATCGGGAGCACCAACGGCACGTACGTGAACGGCGCGCGGATCTCTCGCGAGCAGCGGCTCGCATCAGGGGATGAGATCTGGTTCGGCGAGTTCGGGCCGCGCGTCAACGTGGAGATCGCGCCGCGGGCGGAAAGCGCTGTGCTCCCGGACGCAGCGACAGGCGCCGCCGCAGGAAGCAGTGATCGGCCGTCGAGAGACGCTCCGCCGGCGACGCGAAACATTTTCACCGACACGCGGCCCGCGGCGGCCGCGCCGGTAGCCGCCGGCGACGCGCGCCGCACGGCGGTCCTGGCCGCGGCGGCGGCGATCGTGGTGCTGGCGGCGGGCGGCGCCTACTGGCTGGGCCACCGCACCGCCCGCGCGGCGGATGCGGAGCTCGCTCGCCTAACGCGAGCCAACGACAGCCTGGCGCAGACGTACGCGGATCGCATGGCGTCGGTCACGAGTCGCGCCGCCGGTCTCGATTCCTCGCTCGCGGCGGCGGAGCGGGAGCGCGAGCGCATGCGGACGGCGCTGTCGGGCACGGGGCCGGGTGCGCACGCCGACACGCTGTCGCGGGAACTGCACGCGCTCGAATCGCGCCGGCACGCGATGCTCACCGCGGCACAGGTCGACTACTCATCGATCGCCGCGCGCAGCGGGCCCGCGATCGCGATGATCGCCGTGCAATGGCCCGACAGCAGCGCGTTCAGCGGGTCGGGGTTCAATGTGTCCTCGCGCGGCGAAATCGTGACCAACCGGCATCTGGTGCAGCGCGACGGCGGCGCGACGCCAATGCGAATCGCGGTGATTTTCAGCGACACGAAAGCGTGGCTGCCGGCGCATGTGGTGCGGGTGAGCGCGGCGGCGGATCTCGCACTGCTGCAGGTGGATGTGCCGGGACGTTTTCCGACGATCGCGTCGCTCGCGCCGCGGGCCGCCGACACCCCGGTGGGCAAGGCGGTGGCGATCATCGGCTATCCGTTAGGCACCGACACGCCGATGGAGGGCAGCGGCACGCAGATCACCGCGCGATCGACGCTCGTCGCCGGAACGGTGAGCAAGAATCTGTCCGACGTGCTGCAGATCGATGCCTACGCGGGCCAGGGCTCGAGCGGCAGCCCGGTGTTCAACACGAGCGGCGACGTGATCGGCGTCGTGTACGGCGGCGCGCGCGAGAGCGCGGGGAGAATCGTGTACGCGGTGCCGGTGGACGACGTGGCAGCGTTAGTCGGCAGGAAGTAGGGCGCCGTCATCGCGCGCTCGGCGCACCCGCGTCATCCTCGCATCCATCTGGCCGCCGCCACCTGCATCGCGGGGTCGCCGCTCCACGCCGTGACGATCGAACGGGCGGACGGCAGCTCTCGAATGAGACGCGGGTGGCCGAACTGCACGAGCAACGCGGTCGGAGCAACGGCACACGTCCGCTCCACGGCCGAACGCGCGGCGTCGCTGTAGCCGGCGCGGCCCTTCCACGGTTGGGTTTCGCCGAAGAGCGCGATGACCGTGGTGCGCGCGGGATCGTTCGACGGCTCGGGGACGCGTTGGGCGCGGAAGCCGGCGCGCTCGAGCGCGTCGAGGAACGGGGCGCGAGAGGTGGCGGGCGCCGGGCCGCCCAGGTCATCATCGATGACGACCACATCCATCGGCGAGGCGAGGGTCGGGCGCGCGCCGCGCACCATCCGCACGACGCGCTCGGCGAGCTGCTCGCCCCAGGCGATGTCGGTGACGGCGGGCTTGCGATATTCGTTAGGCGGCGACGCCCACTGTGCCCACTTGAGCCGCCGCCTCACGGCGTTGCGCACGTTCTCGGCGCTGAGCTCGTGGGTCTCGAGCGCGCGATGCAACCGAGCGACCAGCGTCGCGACGTCGCTCGGGTAGAGCAGGACGTCGCAGCCGGCGTTGAGCGCGGCGATGGCGGCCTGGCCTTCGTCGCGTCCCGCGAGCGCGCCTTTCATGACCAGCGAATCGCTCACGATCAGGCCGTCGAAGTGGAGCTGTTGGCGGAGGAGCCACTGCAGGATTTCGCGCGAGGTGGTGGCCGGCGTGCCGGTGGGGTCGAGCGCCGGATAGGCGACGTGCGCGGTCATGATCGAGGAGACGCCGGCCTCGATCGCCGCGCGAAACGGCTGCACGTCGGTCTCCATGAGGTCGGCGCGTTGGGCATCGACCACCGGGAGCTCGAGGTGCGAGTCGCCGTGGGTGCGGCCGTGTCCGGGAAAGTGTTTGGCGCAGGCGAGCACGCCTTCGCCCTGGCAGGCCTTGATCCAGACCGCGGCGAGGGCGCCGACGCGGTGCGCATCGCCGCCGAAGGTGCGGGTGCCCAACACGGGGTTGTCGGCCACGAGATCGACGTCGCAGACGGGCGCGAAGTCCCAGTTGACGCCTAACGTGCGGGCTTCGCGCGCGGTGAGGCGGGCGGCGCGGCGGACGAGGTCCGGGTCGTTGAGGGAGGCGATGGCGGCGAGCGGCGGGAGGCCGGTGGCGCCGGCGAACTGCTGGCCGGCGCCGCGCTCCATGTCGGCGGCGATGAGCAGCGGCACCGTCGACCGGAGGCGCATCTCCTTGGTGAGCTGCCGCACCGCGTCCTGCTCGCCGCCGAAGAGGATGAAGCCGCCCACACCTAACGCAAGCGCCTGGTCGATGGCCGGCCGCGCGGCGTCCCACCCGTGCTCCGTGTCCCACCGGATGGCGGGCACCAGCAGGTTGGCGACGCTCATGCCGGGGTGAGCGTGCCTAACACGCGCGGGCCGCGCGCGCCGGTGACGGACACGACGTTGCCGGGGCGCCGCACGAGGTGCAGCCAACCGAGCAGCGCGAAGGCGACGGCTTCCTTGGCGTCGCCCGGGAAGAACACGTCATCGAAGCGGCGGACGGCGAGCGGCGCGACTTCGGCGGCGATCGCGTCGACGAGCGCGGGGTTGCGCGCGCCGCCGCCGGACAGCACCAGGTCGGCGACCGGCTCGCGCACGAAGCGCCGGAGCGCGAGCCCGATGCTGCGCGCGGTGAGCGAGACCGCGGTCGCCACGGTGTCGGCGGTGGATGCGCCCGCGGCGCGCGCGCGATCGATGACACGCGCGATGTAGGCGCGGCTGAACAGCTCGCGGCCGGTGGCCTTGGGCGGCGGCAGCTCGAAGAACGGTTCGCCTAACAACTCATCGACGAGCGCGGCCAGCGGCCGGCCCGCGCGCGCGAGCGCGCCGTCCACGTCGTACGGCAGGCCGGGCTCGAGGGCGCGCGCCACGCCGTCGATCACGGCGCAGCCCGGTCCGGTGTCGAAGCCGCGCAGCGTGCCCTGCGCGCCGAGGGGCGGCACGATGGAGATGTTGCCGATGCCGCCGAGATTCTGGAGGGCGCGCCAGGCGTCCGGCGCCGAGAACAGTATGCGGTCGGCGATCGAGACCAGGGGCGCGCCCTGGCCGCCGGCGGCGACGTCGCGCACGCGGAAGTCGCTCACCACATCGATGCCCGTCCGTTCGGCGATGACGGCGGCTTCGCCTAACTGCCAGGTGGCGTGCGGCGGCTGGTGCCAGATGGTATGGCCGTGCGACGCGATGGCGCGCACGCGCGCCGGGTCCAGGTGCGCGGCGTCGATGGCCGCGCGCGCGGCGTCGCCTAACCAGGCGCCGAGGTCGAACGCCAGGCGGCAATACTCGGCGGGCGTGCCCCGTTCCACCGCCGCCAGCAGCCGCTCGCGTTGGGCGCCGTCGTAGCCGCGCGTCACGTGCGCCAGGAGCTCGGCGGCCACGGCGTCGTTGGCGCCGGGCACGAAGCGCACGGCGGCGGCGGTGATGCCGTCCGCGGAGGTGCCCGACATGAGGCCGACGAGGATCGACGCGTCGCGGGCGTCGACGAGCGTACCGCGCGCGATCACTCGACCGGCGCCGGCGGCGACCCGCGCACGAGCCGTCTGATCACACCGCCGGCTTCGCCTAACTCCCGCTCCGCCTCCTCTTTCGTTAGGCCGAGGCGTTGCATCACGATGGCGGTCTTGACGCTGCCTCCGGCGGCGGCGATGAGCGCGCGCGCCTCCTCGCGCGGCACCCCCGTCACCTCGATCAGGATGCGCTCTCCGCGGTCGACCAGCTTCTGACTCATCGCGCGCAGGTCCACCATGAGATTGCCGTAGGTCTTCCCGATCCGGATCATCGCGCCCGTGGTGATCGTGTTGAGCACGAGCTTGGTTGCCGTGCCGGCCTTGAGGCGGGTCGAGCCGGTCACGACTTCCGGCCCGGTGAT
Coding sequences within:
- a CDS encoding trypsin-like peptidase domain-containing protein, producing the protein MSVEFRVLTGSRAGQRERFTQSVVAIGRHPLCDFRFDPNHDLDVSTRHAELRAVGDGYVLVDIGSTNGTYVNGARISREQRLASGDEIWFGEFGPRVNVEIAPRAESAVLPDAATGAAAGSSDRPSRDAPPATRNIFTDTRPAAAAPVAAGDARRTAVLAAAAAIVVLAAGGAYWLGHRTARAADAELARLTRANDSLAQTYADRMASVTSRAAGLDSSLAAAERERERMRTALSGTGPGAHADTLSRELHALESRRHAMLTAAQVDYSSIAARSGPAIAMIAVQWPDSSAFSGSGFNVSSRGEIVTNRHLVQRDGGATPMRIAVIFSDTKAWLPAHVVRVSAAADLALLQVDVPGRFPTIASLAPRAADTPVGKAVAIIGYPLGTDTPMEGSGTQITARSTLVAGTVSKNLSDVLQIDAYAGQGSSGSPVFNTSGDVIGVVYGGARESAGRIVYAVPVDDVAALVGRK
- a CDS encoding glycoside hydrolase family 3 protein codes for the protein MSVANLLVPAIRWDTEHGWDAARPAIDQALALGVGGFILFGGEQDAVRQLTKEMRLRSTVPLLIAADMERGAGQQFAGATGLPPLAAIASLNDPDLVRRAARLTAREARTLGVNWDFAPVCDVDLVADNPVLGTRTFGGDAHRVGALAAVWIKACQGEGVLACAKHFPGHGRTHGDSHLELPVVDAQRADLMETDVQPFRAAIEAGVSSIMTAHVAYPALDPTGTPATTSREILQWLLRQQLHFDGLIVSDSLVMKGALAGRDEGQAAIAALNAGCDVLLYPSDVATLVARLHRALETHELSAENVRNAVRRRLKWAQWASPPNEYRKPAVTDIAWGEQLAERVVRMVRGARPTLASPMDVVVIDDDLGGPAPATSRAPFLDALERAGFRAQRVPEPSNDPARTTVIALFGETQPWKGRAGYSDAARSAVERTCAVAPTALLVQFGHPRLIRELPSARSIVTAWSGDPAMQVAAARWMRG
- a CDS encoding Stp1/IreP family PP2C-type Ser/Thr phosphatase, which translates into the protein MTIPVPSQPDAARGDVVVHVFGRTDVGRTREHNEDAFIVVDLSADNASLQAEVRTHVVGPRGTLFMVADGLGGAAAGEIASEMAITTVYEEIRARWVNGPRTDAEAFATAIKASAETANNRIFAYALEHPENRGLGTTATVAGLLGDTLFLAQVGDSRAYLIRDGVARQITKDQSLMQRLIEAGELTPDEAERSERRNIILQALGPEPTVKIDLTYQKLRRGDTLILCTDGLSGLVKKDEIAEVVASQTDLVEVCRDLIDRANENGGPDNITVIAARFEGSGLTDAEPDDNVGHSVFLLPGQEITGPTPRPRYEAAAPAAPSATPASSVRLDGETRERPASRVWLFTVVALIVLGAVVLAARGMLGKSHGNGSGGAAPRDTASGEMKAAP
- a CDS encoding anhydro-N-acetylmuramic acid kinase, with amino-acid sequence MIARGTLVDARDASILVGLMSGTSADGITAAAVRFVPGANDAVAAELLAHVTRGYDGAQRERLLAAVERGTPAEYCRLAFDLGAWLGDAARAAIDAAHLDPARVRAIASHGHTIWHQPPHATWQLGEAAVIAERTGIDVVSDFRVRDVAAGGQGAPLVSIADRILFSAPDAWRALQNLGGIGNISIVPPLGAQGTLRGFDTGPGCAVIDGVARALEPGLPYDVDGALARAGRPLAALVDELLGEPFFELPPPKATGRELFSRAYIARVIDRARAAGASTADTVATAVSLTARSIGLALRRFVREPVADLVLSGGGARNPALVDAIAAEVAPLAVRRFDDVFFPGDAKEAVAFALLGWLHLVRRPGNVVSVTGARGPRVLGTLTPA